The genomic segment AAAGGTATTTAAGCTTCTATGCCCCTGACTTTATCAGCGGTGATGGGATGAGCTACAGTGCCTTTAAACAGCACAAAGAGAGGGTGAACAGCACGAAAAAGGTCATAAAGGTGAACATCGAAAATACCGCAATCTTCATGCCACAGGAATACAAAGGAGAGATCGCTGTGGTGAGGTTTCGGCAAAAATACCACTCGAATAACTTTGACAGTGAATCGAAAAAAATATTCTATTTAAAGAAGGAAAATACCAGGTGGCTTATCATTGGCGAATCAACATTTTCCTAAAAACTTCCTGACAACCATCATTGTTGTTTCATTCTGCCTCTTGTCCCAAACAGGTTGCAACTCCCCTGTAGAATCTCCTCAAAAGGTTCAAAAATATTTTAGTGGCACCAATCAGGAAGTTACGGTCTATTCTATCAAAGGAGAAAGCAAGGGACCTACGCTTCTAATCATTGCTGGCATACACGGGGATGAGTCTTCATGTCCTATGGTCGCAGATAGATATATCAATATCAAAATAAAAAAGGGGAATCTTATTGTGGTTCCCCGCTTAAACCTGCCTGCAATAACAGCACAAAGACGGAATGGTCTTGGTGGCGATATGAATCGCCTTTTTGACATGCCTGAGAGAAACCAGAATAACCCTGACCTTAAAGTGGTAAACCTGGCCAAATCTTTGATTAAAAACGCCGATTATGTGCTGAATCTCCATCAGGGCAGAGGTTTTTATTCACCTACCTGGATCAGTCACAAAAGAAACCCCAAGAGATGGGGGCAATGTAATGTTATTGACACACCGTCATTTGACCTGCCAAACGGTGAAAAACTCGAATTAGAAAATTTTGCTCAAAGGTTAGCCCGAAGAATAAACTCTAAAATAAAGGATAATAATTACCACTTTCTGGTGAATAATACCAACACAGCAAGCGAAAATACTGTCCACAAGGAACAAAGAAAATCTCTTACCTACTATGCATTGATAAACCAGCATAAAGTAGCTCTGGGGCTTGAGGTCACAAAGAATTGCCCGTATTCTCAAGCTGTTGCCTTCTTGACTATTGCAATAAATTCGACAATCGAAGAAACAGGAATCATACCTGAAGCGGTTCCTTCAGAAACAGTAGGCAGTAAGCAGTAGGCAGTTGCTCTCAGCTCTCAGCTCTCAGCTCTCAGCTATTTTACACATACCACATCTCCATCTCAAACGTCTTTGCAGGCTTACCGGTAGAAAGATATCCTCTTTTAGGAATCCTATCCACTTCCATCCCCTTTATCTTCAACGAAACCCATATATTTATTTTCTCCTTTTCTGTCAAACCGAGCACATCAAAGGGGATACCTATCTCTAAAATTTCCGAAAATTCAATAGAAATGGGCAGGTCTCTCGATTCATAGTTTCCGTTTTCTTTCTTTAAGAAACTTTCCCTTACCTTATTTGCAATATAATAAATAATCTTTAAGGACTCTTTCCCCACTAAATTGACCTCAAAGGAAACGTCCTCAATGTTATGTATAAAGGTTTTATCAATATCCACCCTTAAAAATAGTGAATTTTCATTGAATCCAAAATAGCATCCCGTTATAAGTGAGACAGCCTCATGCATTGCCACGCCGTGCCCTTTTCCTTCAACAAATCCCGTGCCCATCCATTCAAAATAATTTGTTACTTCCCCGTCTATTTTAGGATAGATGAAGTTCACGGGTTCCCTTAAAGGTTTTACCTCCCGATCCTCAAGGATAATAGGGATGCTCAGTATTTCTGGCGGCTGTTTCCCCAGGAATCTATACACATTCGAAAGACTTTCACGAAAAAGAAAATCAAATATATCATCGTTCTCAGAAGAGTGGTCATCACCATACCACCAGAACCAATCACTTCCCTCTGCAATATAGATAGATTCCCAGGCGTCCTTGTTTTTCTTATCAGGGTCTTCGACCTCTAAAAAATCCCTTGTCTCTGAAAGCAAGGTCCATCCAGTATTATCTTCAACCTGGCCAATCCATATAGAGAAATTGTGTCCGATCCATGAACCTGCATAACTGTGATTGAGAACCCCATAATCTCCCGCATCTTTAAGATAATCGGATACAGTAGTAGATATAATATTTTCTTCCTTTAATACCCCCTCGTAGAGGTATTTTAAAAAATCTATTCCATCGTTCCTGTAATTTTCCCAGGCGTTCTCTCCATCCATAGCAATCGTAATGAGTGGCATCCTTATCTTTCCTCTGACAGATTCTCCAATCTTCTTTATCCTCGCTATGCAATCCTTCGCAGCTTCCTTTGGATCCCACCTTGAATAATGAAAAGATATCAGGTCTGAAAGACCCTTATCCCTGAATACAACATTTATGTACTTCCCTGCTTTCTCATACCTGTATGGTTTATACAAAATTTCCGGATTAAACAAACAACCATCCCTATCCCTTTTACATTCCATTCTTAAACTCTGAAAAAGAATCTCTTCATCTGTTGCCACCCATTCTATTCCATGTTCCATATATAATTTAAGCGCATCATCACTCACAGACCCTTCCGGAGGCCACATCCCTTTCGGAGCAGATTTAAATATTCCATTGAAAAGTTCAATGGCCCTCTTTATCTGGTAAGACGCATCTTCAGGCTTTGCAAAAAGCCTTTCAGGCAACTCCACATTCGGCATTGCCTCTCTTGCAACCTGACTGTCTATAAGCAATGGGATTATAGGATGATAAAATGGTGATGTGGATATTTCTATTTTACCAGCTGATGCAAGCTCTCTGTAGAGAGGTATGATGCCTTTTAAAATGCCTTTTTGCACACCTTCTAATATTTTTTTATCCTCTTCGCTAAATGCCTGACCTTTTGACTTCAAAGATTTCAGATCATCATATAAATCAAAGAAAACAGGGTCTATCCATGAGAGAAAAAAGAGTACCTGAATATCCCGCAGTTCCTCATCAGTAAAATACCCTTTTATCTTTTCTATTCCTTCTCTGGGATAGTAAAAACCCCTCTTCCTCAGGAGGTCATAATATCTCGGATATGGCTTTATCATGTTCTCCCAGTTGGCACTGAAAAAATTCATCAACAAGAACGTCTTCTCTGTATCGGACAAATCCTTAGGTGCCTTCTTAAATATTTCAAGAAAATTATCCTTCGCATCTAAGTTCTCATAGTCGAGCAATTGTAACAAAAGCGAAGGAACAAGATTAAAATTTTGCTTTAACCCTTCAAATCCTTTCAGGAGATAAGCCATATCAAAATAATCTTTAGTTCCGTGAAGTAAAACCCATGGAAGGAGATATTCTCCCGTATACAGATTCTTATAGTATGGTTGATGCATATGCCAGAGAAAAGCGAGATAGACTGAATCCATCAGTGGTACCACCTTAAATAAGAATAACCAATGACCAAATTACAAATTCCAGAGAGAAAAACAATCATCAATAACCAAATCTCAATAACCAAACGAAAAACAATAGTCAATCTGGAATCTGTCTGGAGCTTGGAAAATTGATTATTGGATGTTGTTTGGTTATTGGTGCTTGATAATTGGTTATTGTTCTTTAATTGGTTATTAATATTCATGGAATCTCAATATGTCGCAAGATAATCTCATCTTCTATTTCCATCATGCCCACTGTTCCTTTATACGAATAAGAACCTCTAAAAGCCCCGGGATTGAACATAAACACATCCTCCTTTTTAATATTTAAAGGGATGTGTGAATGTCCAAAGATTATAACATCTACATCTTTGAATTCGCTGAATACCACGTTTTCAATACCATGGGGAGAACCTCTCCCGTGTATTATCCCAATCCTCTTCCCCATAACTTCTTCTATTCTTTTTTCAGGAAGAATGGCCTTTACCTCAAAATCGTCCATGTTCCCTCTCACCGCTTTAAGTTCCCAATTGCAGAGATAATCATAGACCTCTATGCCTGTCATATCGCCTGCATGTATTATCATGCCTACATTATTAAATAATCTCTGTAATTTTTCTTTGAAATCATTGGTTACCTTACCAAGATGAGTATCAGATATCACACCTACCCTGAACATATCGAGCATTACTTTATATAAAAAAATCTTTTATGTCAACGAGCCAGGTTAGCTCATAGCT from the Pseudomonadota bacterium genome contains:
- a CDS encoding succinylglutamate desuccinylase/aspartoacylase family protein; its protein translation is MANQHFPKNFLTTIIVVSFCLLSQTGCNSPVESPQKVQKYFSGTNQEVTVYSIKGESKGPTLLIIAGIHGDESSCPMVADRYINIKIKKGNLIVVPRLNLPAITAQRRNGLGGDMNRLFDMPERNQNNPDLKVVNLAKSLIKNADYVLNLHQGRGFYSPTWISHKRNPKRWGQCNVIDTPSFDLPNGEKLELENFAQRLARRINSKIKDNNYHFLVNNTNTASENTVHKEQRKSLTYYALINQHKVALGLEVTKNCPYSQAVAFLTIAINSTIEETGIIPEAVPSETVGSKQ
- a CDS encoding glycoside hydrolase family 57 protein; the protein is MDSVYLAFLWHMHQPYYKNLYTGEYLLPWVLLHGTKDYFDMAYLLKGFEGLKQNFNLVPSLLLQLLDYENLDAKDNFLEIFKKAPKDLSDTEKTFLLMNFFSANWENMIKPYPRYYDLLRKRGFYYPREGIEKIKGYFTDEELRDIQVLFFLSWIDPVFFDLYDDLKSLKSKGQAFSEEDKKILEGVQKGILKGIIPLYRELASAGKIEISTSPFYHPIIPLLIDSQVAREAMPNVELPERLFAKPEDASYQIKRAIELFNGIFKSAPKGMWPPEGSVSDDALKLYMEHGIEWVATDEEILFQSLRMECKRDRDGCLFNPEILYKPYRYEKAGKYINVVFRDKGLSDLISFHYSRWDPKEAAKDCIARIKKIGESVRGKIRMPLITIAMDGENAWENYRNDGIDFLKYLYEGVLKEENIISTTVSDYLKDAGDYGVLNHSYAGSWIGHNFSIWIGQVEDNTGWTLLSETRDFLEVEDPDKKNKDAWESIYIAEGSDWFWWYGDDHSSENDDIFDFLFRESLSNVYRFLGKQPPEILSIPIILEDREVKPLREPVNFIYPKIDGEVTNYFEWMGTGFVEGKGHGVAMHEAVSLITGCYFGFNENSLFLRVDIDKTFIHNIEDVSFEVNLVGKESLKIIYYIANKVRESFLKKENGNYESRDLPISIEFSEILEIGIPFDVLGLTEKEKINIWVSLKIKGMEVDRIPKRGYLSTGKPAKTFEMEMWYV
- a CDS encoding YfcE family phosphodiesterase, with translation MFRVGVISDTHLGKVTNDFKEKLQRLFNNVGMIIHAGDMTGIEVYDYLCNWELKAVRGNMDDFEVKAILPEKRIEEVMGKRIGIIHGRGSPHGIENVVFSEFKDVDVIIFGHSHIPLNIKKEDVFMFNPGAFRGSYSYKGTVGMMEIEDEIILRHIEIP